In the Polyangiaceae bacterium genome, one interval contains:
- a CDS encoding A24 family peptidase, whose translation MTGEQYLILAAVLAAGVAAFHDWRTGEIPNWLTLGGLAAAGLGRVTLGYLSGGGSGALRGLLTAVAALVLCGLIPFLLFRVGAMGGGDLKLLVAVGVFLGPLIGVEAQMYSFIIGAIYAPARLAYQGKLLQTLGNSALLVKNVFVPKAKRRELPTEMMSELRFAPSVFVASLVIALLYWGAA comes from the coding sequence ATGACAGGCGAGCAGTACCTCATACTAGCCGCGGTCCTCGCTGCCGGGGTCGCAGCTTTTCATGACTGGCGAACCGGAGAGATACCCAACTGGCTCACCCTCGGCGGCCTGGCTGCCGCGGGGTTGGGTCGAGTCACCCTCGGGTATCTCTCCGGCGGAGGAAGCGGGGCGCTCAGGGGGCTACTAACGGCCGTCGCGGCGCTGGTGCTCTGCGGGCTGATCCCCTTCCTCTTGTTCCGCGTCGGCGCCATGGGCGGCGGCGACTTGAAGTTACTCGTGGCGGTAGGAGTTTTTCTAGGACCACTGATTGGAGTCGAGGCACAGATGTATTCCTTCATCATCGGAGCCATCTACGCGCCAGCTCGGCTCGCCTATCAAGGCAAACTCCTGCAGACTTTGGGCAACTCTGCTTTGCTCGTGAAGAACGTCTTCGTGCCCAAGGCGAAGCGCCGCGAGCTTCCAACCGAGATGATGTCCGAGCTTCGCTTCGCCCCTTCGGTCTTCGTGGCGAGCCTGGTCATCGCGCTTTTGTATTGGGGGGCGGCATGA
- a CDS encoding Flp family type IVb pilin, whose amino-acid sequence MKKIRHTVQALIQDKKGANLVEYLLLLALIAIVVIAAARTFGTAVSSKMDEKRGEVEGL is encoded by the coding sequence ATGAAGAAGATCCGTCACACCGTTCAAGCACTCATCCAAGACAAGAAGGGCGCGAACCTGGTCGAGTACCTGTTGCTCCTAGCCCTGATTGCCATCGTCGTGATCGCGGCGGCCCGCACGTTCGGTACCGCAGTCAGCAGCAAGATGGACGAGAAGCGCGGCGAGGTCGAAGGTCTGTAA